The following are encoded together in the Dyella terrae genome:
- a CDS encoding DUF3300 domain-containing protein, translating into MKTMRSDGFWRICLLCLLCVPFLMAGQAVAQNSQGGTQKIYSNQQLDQMLAPVALYPDALLSQVLMACTYPSNVADAAAWSASHPKTQGDDAVKQVASQPWDPSVQSLVAFPQVLAQMKQHPDWVQNIGDAFLAQSDDVMASVQRLRQQAQKAGNLKSTDQQKVVVQQASAGSSAPSTTVIQIEPANPQVVYVPAYNPTVVYGTWAYPSYPPTYWPPPPGYAYPVATGLAAGLAFGTGIAIANSLWGGFDWGHNDVNINVNRYNNINVNNRISGNGNVGWNHNPDYRRGTPYHDQASRERYGQGVGGANQRQAFRGNDSAANASREHALQSFDRSTNNGSSTAARRSAGESGGALNRPVSGNRAGGQGTGGGAERGNISGQTRNGNLGGETRGNFSGDRSGAGPRNNAFSGGQSPGSARTQFDRGQASQHSMSNSRGAGAGAGRQVSRPAPSRAGGGFHRR; encoded by the coding sequence ATGAAGACGATGAGAAGCGACGGGTTCTGGCGGATCTGCCTGCTTTGCCTTTTGTGCGTACCCTTCCTAATGGCTGGCCAGGCTGTTGCGCAGAACTCACAGGGCGGCACGCAAAAGATCTACAGCAACCAGCAACTCGACCAGATGCTCGCGCCAGTCGCGCTGTATCCCGATGCATTGCTCTCGCAGGTCCTTATGGCCTGCACGTACCCGAGCAACGTGGCGGATGCTGCGGCCTGGTCGGCATCCCACCCGAAGACGCAGGGCGACGATGCCGTGAAACAGGTGGCGAGCCAGCCATGGGATCCAAGCGTCCAGTCGCTGGTGGCGTTTCCTCAGGTGCTGGCCCAGATGAAACAACACCCCGACTGGGTGCAGAACATCGGCGACGCCTTCCTTGCCCAGTCGGACGACGTAATGGCATCGGTTCAGCGCCTGCGTCAGCAAGCTCAGAAAGCCGGCAACTTGAAGTCGACCGACCAGCAGAAGGTGGTGGTGCAGCAGGCCTCCGCGGGGTCAAGCGCACCGAGCACGACGGTCATCCAGATCGAGCCTGCCAATCCGCAGGTGGTCTATGTGCCTGCTTACAACCCGACCGTGGTCTATGGGACGTGGGCGTATCCCTCTTATCCACCCACTTATTGGCCGCCACCGCCGGGCTATGCGTATCCGGTGGCAACGGGGCTGGCGGCGGGTCTCGCGTTTGGCACCGGTATTGCCATCGCCAACTCGCTGTGGGGTGGTTTCGACTGGGGCCACAACGACGTCAACATCAACGTCAATCGCTACAACAACATCAACGTTAATAACCGTATCAGCGGCAACGGCAACGTGGGTTGGAACCATAATCCGGACTATCGTCGCGGCACGCCTTATCACGATCAGGCCAGCCGTGAACGTTATGGTCAGGGCGTGGGCGGCGCCAATCAGCGTCAGGCGTTCCGTGGCAACGATTCGGCAGCCAACGCCAGTCGCGAACACGCCCTGCAGAGTTTCGACCGCTCCACCAACAATGGATCTTCCACGGCAGCCAGGCGTTCTGCTGGTGAAAGCGGCGGCGCCCTTAATCGTCCGGTCAGTGGAAACCGGGCGGGCGGCCAAGGCACCGGAGGTGGTGCGGAGCGCGGCAATATCAGCGGGCAGACGCGTAATGGCAACCTAGGTGGCGAAACGCGAGGGAACTTCTCGGGCGATCGGTCCGGGGCAGGTCCGCGCAACAATGCGTTCAGCGGTGGGCAGTCGCCGGGTTCGGCACGGACGCAGTTTGATAGGGGACAGGCGAGTCAGCACTCGATGTCGAATTCCCGCGGCGCCGGTGCCGGCGCCGGGCGGCAAGTGTCCCGACCGGCGCCTAGCCGGGCTGGTGGCGGATTCCATCGTCGTTGA
- the ligD gene encoding non-homologous end-joining DNA ligase, protein MTITPRPEPVVTHPQRLVFPADDITKQDIANYYQAVMPRFLPGIAGRPTSVYRFPEGTTKPGFFQKHPMPGLRHVEHITLREESGAMNDYICPGDAGAVIELVQYNVIEFHPWASRATSLEEPDYLVFDLDPGDGISWPEVTDAARWIRGRLVEASLQSFVRTTGGKGLHVVVPLHTSCRWDDARQFSNAFAHGLADEQPASFTAKASKAERKGRIFIDYLRNTRGATSVASWSLRARPGAPVAMPMRWQDLGRCASGDAFDIRSARRRLSRLRSEPWEGFATMRQSLEKPLRIYAPSKA, encoded by the coding sequence ATGACCATCACCCCACGCCCTGAGCCGGTCGTGACTCATCCCCAACGACTGGTGTTTCCTGCCGACGACATTACCAAGCAGGACATTGCCAACTACTACCAGGCTGTCATGCCGCGCTTTCTCCCGGGCATCGCGGGTCGCCCTACGTCGGTCTATCGTTTTCCGGAAGGCACCACCAAGCCCGGTTTCTTTCAGAAGCACCCTATGCCCGGACTGCGGCACGTGGAACACATCACGTTGCGCGAGGAAAGCGGTGCTATGAACGACTACATCTGCCCCGGCGACGCTGGTGCTGTCATCGAGCTGGTGCAATACAACGTCATCGAATTTCATCCCTGGGCATCACGGGCGACCTCGCTTGAAGAGCCCGACTATCTCGTCTTCGATCTTGACCCTGGCGATGGCATATCGTGGCCGGAGGTAACCGACGCAGCTCGATGGATACGAGGGCGCCTCGTAGAAGCTTCTCTCCAGAGTTTCGTACGAACAACGGGCGGTAAGGGACTGCACGTTGTCGTACCTCTCCACACATCGTGCCGCTGGGATGACGCCCGCCAATTCAGCAACGCATTTGCCCATGGCCTGGCCGACGAACAGCCCGCCTCCTTCACTGCAAAAGCAAGCAAGGCTGAGCGCAAAGGCCGCATCTTCATCGACTACCTTCGCAATACGCGGGGTGCTACGAGCGTAGCATCGTGGTCCTTGCGTGCACGTCCCGGCGCTCCGGTTGCCATGCCCATGCGATGGCAAGACCTCGGCCGCTGCGCGAGCGGCGATGCGTTTGACATCCGATCCGCGCGGCGACGTTTGTCGCGTTTGCGCAGCGAACCCTGGGAAGGCTTCGCCACGATGCGGCAAAGCCTCGAGAAGCCGTTGCGCATATACGCGCCATCGAAAGCTTAG
- a CDS encoding DUF2950 domain-containing protein → MNRIPKIRSLVLSLMVSTGVVFAGTTLAQQGSYPTADAAASAFVQAVRNHDQAALAKVLGSNWKDYIPVEGIQQDDVDLFLKRYDESYRIDTADGKTHLDVGSENWVLPLPLVQGSSGWHFDLVGAEQEIRTRHIGENELAVQQAMLAYYDAQRDYASEDRDGDKVLQYAQRLISSPGKHDGLYWPTSGDQSPSPLGPNFTHVKPGQGYYGYHYKILTAQGASAPGGAYNYVDGGRMTNGFALVAWPVQYGETGVMSFMVSHDGQVFEKDLGKNGASVVQSMKSFDPDSSWKDVDVSPAN, encoded by the coding sequence ATGAATCGCATTCCCAAGATCCGTAGCCTGGTCCTGAGCCTGATGGTTAGTACTGGCGTTGTCTTCGCTGGCACTACGCTGGCGCAGCAGGGGAGCTATCCAACGGCGGATGCTGCTGCCAGTGCTTTCGTGCAGGCAGTGCGCAACCATGATCAAGCCGCGCTGGCCAAGGTGCTGGGCAGTAACTGGAAGGACTACATTCCCGTTGAAGGCATACAGCAGGACGACGTGGATCTGTTCCTGAAGCGCTATGACGAGAGTTATCGTATCGACACTGCGGATGGCAAGACGCATCTCGACGTGGGCTCAGAGAATTGGGTCCTGCCGCTGCCGTTGGTGCAAGGGAGTAGTGGCTGGCACTTCGACCTGGTTGGCGCCGAACAGGAAATACGTACGCGTCACATCGGCGAAAACGAACTGGCCGTGCAACAGGCCATGCTTGCTTACTACGATGCACAGCGGGATTACGCGTCGGAGGACCGTGATGGCGACAAGGTGCTGCAGTACGCACAGCGCCTGATCAGCTCACCAGGCAAGCATGACGGCCTGTACTGGCCGACATCGGGCGATCAATCACCGAGTCCGCTTGGTCCGAACTTTACCCACGTGAAGCCCGGTCAGGGTTACTACGGCTATCACTACAAAATACTGACGGCGCAGGGGGCATCTGCTCCGGGTGGTGCCTATAACTACGTAGATGGCGGGCGCATGACCAACGGTTTCGCTCTTGTTGCGTGGCCGGTCCAATATGGCGAAACAGGGGTGATGAGTTTCATGGTGAGTCACGACGGCCAAGTGTTCGAAAAGGATCTCGGAAAGAACGGCGCTAGTGTTGTGCAATCAATGAAATCGTTCGACCCAGATAGCAGCTGGAAGGACGTAGACGTTTCGCCAGCCAATTGA
- a CDS encoding response regulator yields MKPKLIIADDHRMVAEGVQHILDEDFDLLDIAADGEALVDAVQRLEPDLVVADINMPRCNGMDALKRLRQAGMETRFVFLTMHMEPALAVAALRAGARGYILKNSAGEDLRNAAQQVMSGGTYVTPALGARYISGQMADMRNLTAKQLQVLRLVGSGLRSKQIALQLGLSVRTVEAHKYTMMQVLGVHSTLELVRRAEDLGLLF; encoded by the coding sequence TTGAAACCAAAACTGATCATTGCCGACGACCATCGCATGGTAGCCGAAGGCGTACAACACATCCTCGACGAGGATTTCGACTTGCTTGATATCGCTGCGGACGGCGAAGCGCTGGTCGATGCGGTACAGCGCTTGGAGCCAGACCTTGTGGTCGCGGACATCAATATGCCGCGTTGCAATGGCATGGACGCTCTAAAGCGGTTGCGCCAGGCAGGAATGGAAACGCGATTCGTGTTTCTGACCATGCATATGGAGCCCGCATTGGCGGTAGCGGCGCTTCGTGCGGGTGCCCGTGGCTACATTCTCAAGAATTCAGCGGGCGAAGACTTGCGCAATGCCGCGCAACAGGTCATGTCTGGCGGTACGTATGTGACGCCAGCGCTTGGCGCTCGCTACATCAGTGGGCAAATGGCAGATATGCGCAATCTCACCGCCAAGCAATTGCAGGTGCTTCGCCTGGTGGGTTCTGGTCTGCGCTCCAAGCAGATTGCACTGCAGCTGGGGCTGTCGGTGAGAACCGTTGAGGCGCACAAGTACACCATGATGCAGGTGCTTGGCGTGCATTCCACGCTGGAATTGGTGCGGCGCGCTGAGGATCTCGGCCTGTTGTTCTGA
- the recJ gene encoding single-stranded-DNA-specific exonuclease RecJ, with the protein MAPASLLAKERSVKKISLRRREALGAPSGWGSDVHPVLQQVFAARGVLSPSDAEYRLARLLSPQQLGGLNKAVALLSEAISDDWTILIAGDYDCDGATGTAVAVRGLRMLGARRVDYAVPNRFIHGYGLSPALVDSLQPTPQLIITVDNGVASVAGVAAAQSRGIRVIVTDHHLPGEQLPAADAMVNPNLSGDSFPSKALAGVGVMFYLLLALRASLREQGAFAPGSEPDLSVLLDLVAVGTVADLVPLDFNNRVLVEAGMRRVRSGRGHAGVMALVEASQRSAATLCASDLGFAIGPRLNAAGRLEDMRIGVECLLTDDPVQARRYADLLSSINQERRELQAAMVAEAEVMVSRAADIDAVGVALFEPSWHAGVVGLVASKLKERLHRPVIAFAPASEDLPDELRGSGRSIPGFHIRDALVMIDARHPGLIPRFGGHAMAAGLSLRAEDYPRFAEAFDAIAREWLDEDHLQAVQHTDGELPPGAATLELARELRAAGPWGQAFPEPVFDNLFECASWRLMGERHLRLSLRDPRDGSVHDAVMFNAYEGTPPPVVLRAAYELVINDWQGRESARLLLRYMEPA; encoded by the coding sequence GTCGCCGAGCGACGCTGAGTACCGTCTTGCGCGCCTGTTATCGCCGCAGCAGTTAGGTGGACTCAACAAAGCGGTCGCGCTTTTGTCGGAAGCGATCAGCGACGATTGGACCATCCTGATTGCCGGTGACTACGACTGTGATGGCGCAACCGGTACCGCGGTTGCCGTGCGTGGGCTGCGCATGCTGGGTGCGCGTCGCGTTGACTACGCTGTGCCGAATCGCTTCATTCACGGCTATGGACTCAGCCCTGCGCTGGTGGATTCGTTGCAGCCGACACCGCAATTGATCATCACCGTGGACAACGGCGTGGCGAGCGTCGCCGGAGTGGCCGCCGCGCAGTCGCGCGGCATCCGCGTCATCGTTACGGATCACCATCTTCCGGGCGAACAGCTGCCTGCTGCCGATGCGATGGTGAATCCCAACCTGAGTGGCGATAGCTTCCCAAGTAAGGCATTGGCCGGCGTAGGGGTGATGTTTTATTTGCTGCTGGCGTTGCGTGCGTCGTTGCGCGAGCAGGGAGCTTTCGCGCCTGGCAGCGAGCCTGATCTTTCCGTATTGCTCGACTTGGTGGCGGTGGGTACGGTCGCGGACCTGGTTCCGCTCGATTTCAATAATCGCGTACTGGTCGAGGCGGGTATGCGGCGGGTGCGCAGTGGGCGAGGCCACGCTGGCGTCATGGCGTTGGTGGAAGCCAGTCAGCGTAGCGCGGCAACCCTGTGTGCGAGCGATCTTGGCTTTGCGATCGGTCCGCGTTTGAACGCTGCTGGTCGACTTGAAGACATGCGCATCGGCGTGGAATGCCTGCTGACGGATGACCCCGTGCAGGCGCGTCGTTACGCGGACCTGCTCAGTTCGATCAACCAGGAGCGACGCGAACTGCAGGCGGCCATGGTTGCCGAAGCCGAGGTCATGGTGTCGCGTGCGGCCGATATCGACGCGGTCGGCGTGGCCTTGTTCGAACCCAGCTGGCATGCAGGCGTGGTGGGGCTGGTGGCATCGAAGCTGAAAGAGCGACTGCATCGCCCGGTGATTGCTTTTGCACCGGCCAGCGAAGACCTGCCAGATGAACTGCGCGGCTCCGGGCGATCCATTCCTGGGTTCCACATCCGCGATGCGCTAGTGATGATCGATGCGCGCCATCCGGGCCTTATTCCGCGTTTCGGCGGTCACGCCATGGCCGCTGGGCTCAGCTTGCGTGCCGAGGACTATCCGCGTTTCGCGGAGGCCTTCGACGCTATTGCTCGAGAGTGGCTGGACGAGGATCACCTGCAGGCCGTGCAACACACGGATGGCGAACTGCCGCCGGGTGCCGCGACGCTGGAGCTCGCGCGCGAGCTGCGTGCGGCAGGGCCCTGGGGACAAGCCTTTCCAGAACCGGTATTCGACAACCTGTTCGAGTGTGCCAGCTGGCGCCTAATGGGCGAACGGCATCTGCGCCTGAGCTTGCGCGACCCGCGCGATGGCTCCGTGCACGATGCCGTGATGTTCAACGCGTATGAAGGCACTCCGCCGCCAGTGGTCCTGCGCGCTGCCTATGAACTTGTCATCAACGACTGGCAGGGGCGCGAGAGCGCGCGTCTACTACTGCGCTATATGGAGCCGGCCTGA
- a CDS encoding FMN-dependent NADH-azoreductase codes for MKLLHLDASALGSHSVSRGLTAAIVAELTHNNPGTEVIYHDLAANPLPHWTPVADASDPAAVLGSQMIEEFLAADVVVMGAPMYNFSIPSQLKAWIDRVAVAGKSFRYTANGPEGLAGGKRLIVVSSRGGVYSQGSAAQPMDFQETYLRAVFGFLGVTDIEFVRAEGVNLGEDNKVESVKSAHASIGTVARKAA; via the coding sequence ATGAAACTGCTGCATCTCGACGCAAGCGCCCTGGGTAGCCACTCCGTTTCGCGCGGTCTGACTGCTGCCATCGTAGCCGAACTCACCCATAACAACCCCGGTACGGAAGTCATCTACCACGATCTGGCTGCCAATCCGCTTCCCCACTGGACCCCCGTGGCCGACGCTAGCGATCCGGCCGCCGTGTTGGGTAGCCAGATGATCGAGGAATTTCTGGCTGCCGACGTGGTGGTCATGGGTGCCCCGATGTACAACTTCAGCATCCCGAGCCAGCTCAAGGCGTGGATCGATCGAGTCGCCGTCGCCGGCAAGTCGTTCCGCTACACCGCCAATGGCCCAGAAGGCCTGGCTGGTGGCAAGCGCCTGATCGTTGTGTCCTCGCGTGGTGGTGTGTACAGCCAGGGCAGCGCGGCCCAGCCCATGGACTTCCAGGAGACCTACCTGCGCGCCGTGTTTGGCTTCCTCGGCGTCACCGACATCGAATTCGTTCGCGCCGAAGGTGTGAACCTGGGCGAAGACAACAAGGTCGAATCGGTGAAGTCGGCTCACGCCTCTATCGGTACGGTTGCCCGCAAGGCCGCCTAA
- a CDS encoding sensor histidine kinase codes for MSGKAPIGAWSQYLSRGIGVGLAVLVAQWVSLALWDHSLDSQIICLPGAMLLALLLCASYRYWLAYDIGWLGGMLLMALMMGLPGKGIAIVSVAVLLLVNVTAWLLSRLRKGQSVDNFFQLLVFLAIAAVALPTATGVLVFWLSDVVELPSWLSRAWWHVALANSLGYVLLTPAILSLVHPNSSARRAALPGWDVVLITAGALFVLWLGWRELGAFTLIRPLMLLAPVPLAIFVAMRAQVVGTCAVNLVVGLIAIQLSLAHEGPFVQMESELTTISVQLWMLGVAVASLYLSVLVEQRRATQHALLVSSTEVRELAGRLIVAQEQERARIARDLHDDINQRLAVASIRLSALRRKVSENNKQDVSQLQSELIALSEDVRHLSHDLHPSMLTQTGLTAALAGLCQNMRHRSGPVIELRVSPQAKDLPEDVALCLYRVTQEALGNALRHAEAKRVEVALQIEHHQVDLTIADNGKGFVAEGEGRRGLGLMSIDERTKLLNGSYRLQSTLGKGTELCIRIPLEIHESV; via the coding sequence ATGAGCGGGAAAGCACCCATAGGTGCGTGGTCCCAATACCTGTCACGTGGCATAGGCGTTGGCCTGGCCGTGTTAGTGGCTCAGTGGGTGTCTTTGGCGCTCTGGGATCATTCGCTCGATTCGCAGATCATCTGTCTACCCGGCGCCATGTTGCTCGCGTTGCTGTTGTGCGCAAGCTATCGGTATTGGCTGGCCTACGACATCGGTTGGCTGGGTGGCATGCTGCTGATGGCATTGATGATGGGCTTGCCAGGCAAGGGCATCGCCATCGTCAGTGTTGCCGTGCTGTTGCTCGTCAACGTCACGGCTTGGCTGTTGAGTCGCCTGCGCAAGGGCCAGTCAGTCGACAACTTCTTCCAGCTTCTTGTTTTCCTGGCCATTGCGGCAGTTGCATTGCCAACGGCAACTGGCGTGTTGGTGTTCTGGTTGTCCGACGTGGTGGAGCTACCTAGCTGGCTGTCCCGTGCGTGGTGGCACGTCGCGTTAGCGAACTCACTGGGCTATGTCTTGCTCACGCCCGCGATCCTCAGCCTTGTCCATCCCAATTCGTCAGCGCGCCGTGCTGCCCTGCCTGGATGGGACGTGGTGCTGATCACTGCCGGAGCTCTGTTCGTCCTCTGGCTAGGCTGGCGTGAACTCGGGGCGTTCACCTTGATAAGGCCGCTCATGCTACTGGCGCCCGTGCCGTTAGCCATCTTTGTTGCGATGAGGGCACAGGTGGTTGGTACATGCGCGGTCAATCTGGTCGTAGGGCTGATCGCTATCCAATTGAGCCTCGCCCATGAAGGGCCATTCGTTCAAATGGAATCCGAACTGACAACCATCAGTGTGCAGTTGTGGATGCTTGGTGTGGCCGTCGCTTCGCTGTACCTCTCGGTACTCGTGGAACAACGCAGGGCGACACAGCATGCGCTGCTCGTTAGCAGCACCGAGGTTCGCGAGCTCGCGGGTCGACTGATCGTGGCGCAGGAACAGGAGCGCGCCCGCATCGCGCGCGATCTTCACGACGACATCAACCAGCGCTTGGCCGTGGCATCTATTCGCCTGAGCGCTTTGCGCCGGAAGGTAAGCGAGAACAACAAGCAGGATGTAAGTCAGCTGCAGAGCGAGCTGATCGCGCTATCAGAAGATGTGCGGCATCTATCTCACGATCTCCATCCGAGCATGCTTACGCAGACAGGGCTTACCGCGGCGCTTGCCGGCCTATGTCAGAACATGCGTCACCGAAGCGGGCCGGTCATTGAGTTGCGCGTTTCGCCACAAGCAAAGGATCTACCTGAGGATGTGGCGCTTTGCTTGTACCGCGTTACGCAGGAGGCCCTCGGTAATGCCTTGCGCCATGCCGAGGCGAAACGTGTCGAGGTGGCGCTGCAGATCGAGCACCATCAGGTAGACCTTACCATCGCAGACAACGGCAAGGGATTTGTCGCAGAGGGAGAGGGGCGTCGAGGGCTGGGATTGATGAGCATCGACGAGCGCACGAAGTTGCTCAATGGCAGCTATCGACTGCAATCAACTCTAGGAAAAGGGACTGAACTATGCATACGAATACCGTTAGAAATCCACGAGTCAGTTTGA
- a CDS encoding response regulator: MKTNARPRAKSTRRLRVLLADEHRCVAEGLAGLLAKSARSVLLVHDGEALIEAVMAGQVDLVITDIAMPPFSALQALRSLRQQGSDIPVVVLSTHGEPLIVREAMQAGANGYVLKQSPSSELLYAMAEVSAGNQFISPQLMASLLDAPEALRRLTRRQREVIESMAKGKRTSEIAAELGISVRTVESHRQSLLDLLGVHHGVALIREAERLGLIPVGPYDVHLATEDKPLP, translated from the coding sequence ATGAAGACAAATGCTCGGCCGAGGGCGAAGAGCACACGCCGGTTGCGTGTATTGCTTGCCGATGAGCACCGGTGCGTCGCCGAGGGCTTGGCCGGCCTCCTTGCCAAGAGCGCTCGTTCCGTCCTGCTCGTGCACGACGGAGAGGCACTCATCGAAGCCGTTATGGCCGGCCAGGTCGACCTCGTCATCACTGACATTGCCATGCCGCCTTTCAGCGCCTTGCAGGCATTGCGTAGCCTGCGACAACAAGGCAGCGATATTCCCGTCGTAGTGCTTTCGACTCATGGCGAACCCTTAATCGTGCGCGAGGCCATGCAAGCTGGCGCCAACGGCTATGTGCTCAAGCAATCGCCCAGCAGTGAGCTGCTCTATGCCATGGCAGAGGTCAGCGCGGGCAACCAGTTCATCAGCCCCCAGCTGATGGCCTCGTTGCTCGATGCGCCCGAGGCGCTACGCCGCCTCACTCGGCGGCAACGGGAGGTCATCGAGTCCATGGCCAAAGGCAAGCGAACCAGCGAAATCGCCGCAGAGCTTGGCATCTCCGTGCGCACGGTCGAAAGCCACCGGCAATCGCTGCTGGATCTTCTGGGCGTACACCACGGCGTGGCGCTGATTCGAGAAGCGGAGCGACTGGGGCTTATCCCGGTGGGTCCGTACGACGTACACCTGGCAACGGAGGATAAGCCCCTCCCCTAG
- a CDS encoding BamA/TamA family outer membrane protein, whose amino-acid sequence MGTFLAAGRWLLLFGVVLLGCTGLHAQGATFRSDSGERSSPLSPESPLATVADGKKPSWWDNFRDPNDGALDMSRWLLQHKGALLVPIVITEPAVGNGGGAAAVFFHPPKQSEESKESGLHIPPDIYGAAAFKTENGTWGYGLGGSFHFKDDTWRYAGVIGKAYVNLNYYTQGLLSAPKEIGYNLDGVFSYQQVSRRLGGSDLFVSARWLYMNLDSRLNIPSDDQYFKPKEFAKRASGLGLGLSYDSRDNTLTPSKGWLWRLEATEYAPAIGSDNTFQSYRAHAYGYFKLSQDWVLGTRVDYRAVRGNAPFYQQPSIDLRGIAYGRYQDQNVGMLEAELRWNFTPRWALLGFGGAGKAWGRTLDFGDASTHTAEGVGFRYLIARALGLYAGLDWAWSEGDHAYYIQVGSAWR is encoded by the coding sequence ATGGGGACCTTCCTCGCGGCTGGCAGGTGGCTGCTGCTCTTCGGAGTAGTCCTGCTGGGCTGCACTGGTTTGCACGCGCAGGGCGCCACGTTTCGCTCGGATTCCGGGGAACGAAGTTCGCCGCTGTCACCCGAATCGCCGCTTGCGACTGTTGCCGATGGCAAGAAGCCCTCCTGGTGGGACAATTTTCGTGACCCCAACGATGGCGCGCTGGACATGTCGCGCTGGCTGTTGCAGCACAAAGGCGCTTTGCTTGTTCCCATCGTCATTACCGAGCCCGCCGTGGGAAATGGCGGAGGAGCGGCTGCGGTGTTCTTTCATCCGCCGAAGCAATCGGAGGAGTCCAAAGAAAGCGGGTTGCACATCCCGCCCGATATCTATGGTGCGGCGGCTTTCAAGACGGAGAACGGGACCTGGGGGTACGGTCTGGGTGGGTCGTTCCATTTTAAGGACGACACCTGGCGATATGCGGGCGTCATCGGCAAGGCCTACGTCAATCTGAACTACTACACGCAGGGTTTGCTGTCGGCTCCCAAGGAGATCGGCTACAACCTTGATGGTGTCTTTTCCTACCAGCAGGTTTCACGCAGGCTGGGTGGTAGTGACCTGTTCGTGTCGGCACGCTGGCTATACATGAATCTGGACAGCCGGCTCAACATTCCCAGCGACGATCAATACTTCAAGCCCAAGGAATTCGCCAAGCGCGCCTCCGGCCTGGGACTTGGGCTGAGTTACGACTCTCGGGACAACACGTTGACGCCATCGAAGGGCTGGTTGTGGCGACTCGAAGCCACTGAGTATGCGCCGGCCATCGGCAGTGACAACACCTTCCAGAGCTATCGCGCTCACGCCTACGGCTATTTCAAGCTAAGCCAGGATTGGGTGCTGGGAACGCGAGTGGACTATCGCGCGGTGCGTGGCAATGCGCCCTTTTATCAGCAACCATCAATCGACTTGCGTGGCATAGCCTACGGGCGATACCAGGACCAGAACGTCGGCATGCTGGAGGCAGAGCTGCGGTGGAACTTCACGCCGCGATGGGCGCTGTTGGGATTCGGTGGAGCCGGCAAGGCATGGGGCCGCACACTGGATTTCGGCGATGCCAGCACGCATACGGCGGAAGGGGTCGGCTTCCGCTATCTGATCGCTCGCGCCCTGGGGCTTTACGCCGGCCTCGATTGGGCATGGAGCGAGGGCGATCACGCCTACTACATTCAAGTGGGAAGCGCGTGGCGCTGA
- a CDS encoding glycine zipper domain-containing protein: MAIHYLRSLGLAALLVTGTAAAQQLPVAYPANGQSTNQQQTDKNACMSWAQTNAPTQASPAPETGPAVGGGQRAGGAVRGAAAGAVVGGVANNDAGHGAAVGAAAGVVAGGMRARQQRREQNTAAAATQNQNTANLAQAYGACMKGKGYTVN; the protein is encoded by the coding sequence ATGGCTATCCATTATCTGCGCAGCCTCGGACTTGCAGCCCTCCTCGTCACGGGTACGGCAGCGGCACAACAACTTCCCGTGGCCTATCCCGCCAACGGACAAAGCACCAACCAGCAGCAGACAGACAAGAATGCCTGCATGTCTTGGGCGCAAACCAATGCACCCACTCAGGCATCCCCTGCCCCGGAAACCGGCCCCGCCGTCGGCGGCGGGCAACGCGCCGGTGGCGCCGTGCGCGGTGCCGCAGCAGGCGCCGTAGTGGGCGGCGTCGCCAACAACGATGCCGGACATGGCGCAGCGGTCGGTGCTGCCGCCGGTGTGGTCGCCGGCGGCATGCGAGCACGCCAACAAAGGCGGGAGCAGAACACCGCCGCCGCCGCGACGCAGAACCAGAACACAGCGAATCTGGCGCAGGCCTACGGTGCCTGTATGAAAGGCAAGGGTTACACAGTCAACTGA
- a CDS encoding response regulator, giving the protein MAEDHLPIAEQLRELLGEEFDVLAVVTHGEALVKAARRLRPDAVVTDISMPGMDGMKAAREILADRPETPVVFITVQDDPMLARTALSVGRGYVLKASAGEELIDAVRHVLKGGYFVSPALGRIDLLMDDRASGGAS; this is encoded by the coding sequence TTGGCCGAGGACCACCTGCCCATTGCCGAACAACTGCGGGAGTTGCTCGGCGAAGAGTTTGACGTGCTTGCTGTCGTAACCCACGGTGAAGCCTTAGTCAAAGCTGCGCGCCGGTTGCGGCCGGATGCAGTGGTGACCGATATCAGCATGCCTGGCATGGATGGCATGAAGGCGGCGAGGGAGATTCTGGCGGATCGGCCGGAGACGCCTGTGGTCTTCATTACGGTGCAGGATGATCCGATGCTGGCCCGTACCGCGCTGTCCGTGGGCAGAGGCTATGTGCTCAAGGCGTCGGCTGGCGAAGAGCTCATCGATGCCGTTCGTCATGTCTTGAAAGGGGGCTACTTTGTTTCCCCTGCGCTGGGTCGAATCGATCTGCTCATGGACGATCGGGCATCGGGTGGAGCCAGCTAA